Genomic window (Rhododendron vialii isolate Sample 1 chromosome 4a, ASM3025357v1):
CTCAAATCCCCTAACCCATTGATTCGTAAGCGAGAAAGGCATCAACTTCAACCTCAGAAAGATCTTGAAAAAGGAATACTGGTCGTCGACTTCACCAAAGAACCATAGACCAAGAAGCTGCGAAAGCGCGTCCCTTACTGCCCATCTCATTAGAACAAACCCAGAAGCCCTCTTGAGACCCAAAATCGAGCCACCCCATACTGTCCCGAACCACGAACGGCGTCTCCCCAAGAAATGATtcacaaccacaacaaaaacgATTCCAAGAACCCAAGAGTAGGTAATGAGAAACCCTAAAAGTACATATCCATATGCAGTAGACAACAAACATATAAGCAAAACCAAAGGCCGTAGCTCCAAACCCTTGGTCAAGAAATGCAAATCCAAAACCCTAGAGTTCTCCACTTTACCCAACCCACCATTCTCACCGTCATCATCAACCGATTGCACCGAACTGTTTACGAGTTTCAAAGAGAAGCCCGACTTGACAATCTCACGAGCCCTAATTCCGTTATCAGAAACCCTTATTTCGTCATCAGAACTCCCAATTCCACTGGCAGCAATCTTAATTTCGTCATCAGAATCCCCAATTCCACTATCAGAAACCCCAATTATGTTATCAGAAACCCTTATTTCATCATCAGAACTCCCGATTATCTCATCACCAGAACCCCGAATTCCACTACCAGAAGCCCTAAGTCCGTTACCAGCACCCCCAATTCCACTATCAGAAACGCTAATTCCACCACGAGGAACATAGTAATTGGATGAAAACCCTAACCTGGACTCGAAATTACCGAGGATAACGAAGGTGCCATTGAGGGCCGGCTTGGCGCGGGGCCCGAACAGGGAGGAGTGCCCCCCGCGCCGGCTCTCCGCGTCCTCGTCGCCCGAGAAGAAGTCGTCGTCGAGCGTCCCCACCCGGGTGAGGTGGAGGAACGGGCGCCGGCGGCGTCGCGGGGTCGGGGCGGAGGAGTGAGGGTTTGTCATCGTCGCGGCGGAGGCGGTGTCGAGGCGGGAGAGGAGGGGGCGGAGGGAGGGGTCGTTGTCGATGAAGGTGGTGAGGAGGTGGGTGCCGGTCTCGACGTTGGAGCGGAaggtgaggaggaggagggagagggtgaAGAATGTGATGGGGTGGGAGAGGAAGACTGAGGCCGCGTGGGTGAGGATTTGTGCGGTGGTTTGGGAGTTGAGGCCGGAGGAGGCCGACggcggaggcggaggcggaggcggTTGCGCGTGGTGGTGGTTGTTCATGGTCGTTGTTCAATTGGGACTTTGAGAATTGATGCGATCGATGGATTCGATTTCGTTCCCTCTCTGCTTGCGAGAGCAAAAATCCGGTAGTGGGCATCTGgtgaaattttgtaattttgggGGATGTAAAGTGCTTTGGCTTTAacaatttggattttttttttttttttgagacgagcaaataatttatgaaaaattaaaaatttcaaacaaattcaagtaaagaaaaaaatttaatccgAACGAATTGTTAAGCCAAACTACCGCTAATTCGATAAAATAATTTCCCTTTAGCCagtattttcccttttttattttctttactttattcATTTTCTCGTATGCTCGAGAATTCTAAATATTATGCTCAACTCAAGGTTCTCAATACTGTGCCGGATAACagacttatttttcttatttttacaGTGCGTATGGCTACCAACCCACCAATGAAATACGAGATATCATTCTAATTTACCACTATTAGTAGTTTTTTAGGTAAATTAATTTgggaagaaaataatatttaccCGTTCTGATAAAAACTAAACCTTCAAAATTTATACTCCATAAATAAATGTTCAACCAATTAAACACCAAACGACCAGTTCGCAATCTTCGGATAATTCTCTTTACTTATGCAAATTTTGGATATAAGTATATAACTAGTTAATTACATTAATGTTCCTTGAATT
Coding sequences:
- the LOC131324734 gene encoding uncharacterized protein LOC131324734 → MNNHHHAQPPPPPPPPSASSGLNSQTTAQILTHAASVFLSHPITFFTLSLLLLTFRSNVETGTHLLTTFIDNDPSLRPLLSRLDTASAATMTNPHSSAPTPRRRRRPFLHLTRVGTLDDDFFSGDEDAESRRGGHSSLFGPRAKPALNGTFVILGNFESRLGFSSNYYVPRGGISVSDSGIGGAGNGLRASGSGIRGSGDEIIGSSDDEIRVSDNIIGVSDSGIGDSDDEIKIAASGIGSSDDEIRVSDNGIRAREIVKSGFSLKLVNSSVQSVDDDGENGGLGKVENSRVLDLHFLTKGLELRPLVLLICLLSTAYGYVLLGFLITYSWVLGIVFVVVVNHFLGRRRSWFGTVWGGSILGLKRASGFVLMRWAVRDALSQLLGLWFFGEVDDQYSFFKIFLRLKLMPFSLTNQWVRGFEKETAGFLFAWILSDMVVEFFFAVDSWVAIVDSRRSGREIMKEGFYLLSTMFKQAGVMKCLEFMLCGSFTRWTLARYFGMLFATACQSIVEVYFMVAWLIFYFAVRSKDATSLGRTFGQRELEGFVQGQR